The following proteins are co-located in the Eublepharis macularius isolate TG4126 chromosome 5, MPM_Emac_v1.0, whole genome shotgun sequence genome:
- the BCL10 gene encoding B-cell lymphoma/leukemia 10: MAGCGGTTASTAERSLTDDEMAEVKKEVLEQLRRYLCEKIIAERHFDYLRSKKILSREDTEEISCRASSRKKAGKLLDYLAEHPKGLDALIESIRLERTQNFLLQKITDAILKAKNEKLESLKELSCSNCRPSLREQTNNLSRSQSNESNFFEKQKDQECTYLPHPEMFSTSAFVSAASVYSMNLPITEVGSAENSVFSAALPGPGDPGAPPLPSQLQDEQEEICSTSSDNHFLPLRSRSLLPQ; encoded by the exons ATGGCGGGCTGCGGGGGTACAACGGCGAGCACTGCCGAGCGGTCGCTCACCGACGATGAGATGGCGGAGGTGAAAAAGGAA GTCTTAGAACAGTTGCGTCGCTATCTGTGTGAGAAAATAATTGCAGAAAGACACTTTGATTATCTACGTTCAAAGAAAATACTCAGTCGAGAGGACACTGAAGAAATCTCTTGTCGAGCCTCAAGTAGGAAAAAGGCTGGGAAGCTGCTGGATTACTTAGCAGAACATCCAAAAGGACTAGATGCTTTGATAGAATCTATTCGATTAGAAAGAACACAGAACTTCCTGTTACAAAAGATAACTGATGCCATCTTGAAAGCAAAAAATGAAAAACTTGAAAGTCTTAAAG AATTGAGCTGTAGCAATTGCAGGCCTTCGTTACGTGAGCAAACAAACAATCTCTCTAGGTCACAGTCAAATGAATCTAATTTCTTTGAAAAACAAAAAGACCAAGAATGTACTTACCTTCCTCATCCAGAAATGTTTAGTACGTCTGCTTTTGTGTCTGCTGCTTCTGTTTATTCAATGAATTTACCCATTACTGAAGTTGGAAGTGCAGAAAACTCAGTTTTTTCAGCTGCCCTGCCTGGACCTGGAGATCCtggagcaccacctcttccatcCCAGTTGCAAGATGAACAAGAGGAGATATGTTCCACCTCCAGTGATAATCACTTCCTGCCTCTGAGGTCCCGCTCACTTCTTCCACAGTGA
- the C5H1orf52 gene encoding UPF0690 protein C1orf52 homolog, translating to MAAAEGKDPLGFFAAYGSDDSSSAGSDSEDEEGAGSQREATPQRGSPEGKPRLPRPDELFSSVNRPAFLYNPLHKEIDWESRVVRAPEEPPKEFKAWSTNAVPPPETYSVKETKPPPPPELDMAIKWSNMYEDNGDDAPKHANKISFLPDKEQEAFQADDEKDESASVKKRKLDPEEQTKKKKQR from the exons ATGGCAGCGGCGGAAGGCAAGGACCCACTGGGTTTCTTCGCCGCTTATGGCAGCGACGACAGTTCAAGCGCCGGCTCTGACTCCGAAGACGAGGAGGGTGCGGGCTCGCAGCGGGAGGCCACGCCGCAGCGAGGGAGCCCTGAGGGGAAGCCTCGATTGCCCAGGCCTGACGAGCTCTTCAGCAGCGTCAACCGGCCCGCCTTTCTCTATAACCCGTTGCACAAGGAGATCGACTGGGAGAGCCGAGTGGTGCGGGCGCCCGAGGAG CCTCCCAAGGAATTCAAGGCATGGAGCACAAATGCTGTGCCACCCCCTGAGACTTACAGTGTTAAAGAAACAAAGCCCCCGCCACCGCCTGAGCTTGATATGGCAATAAAATGGTCTAATATGTATGAGGATAATGGCGATGATGCTCCAAAGCACGCAAATAAAATCAGCTTCTTACCAGACAAAGAACAAGAGGCCTTCCAAGCTG ATGATGAAAAAGATGAATCGGCTTCAGTTAAGAAACGCAAGCTGGACCCTGAAGAGCAgacgaagaagaagaagcagcgaTGA